In Scatophagus argus isolate fScaArg1 chromosome 3, fScaArg1.pri, whole genome shotgun sequence, one genomic interval encodes:
- the apof gene encoding uncharacterized protein apof, translated as MMSSKLKWLIVIQLLLNEQALCRVPPSLALRNTLGAAFHGEVEETAKQDHHSVLGSQLHLGRVSVMAQKEERVRSAKHVITGLREKLQKHIQDHLHIQENVSCEELLSASTMDNPSSSVFPQELLGLSLVPVLVVAGCPQEAQTLVLKLYDLLGVADTEELLMEVEGLIERRMSKSASTPAPASAALPLEKERAELHIEAVMFNIQQLAMVEEGTPKQKGNCDGWTRVNGTTLAGTAVEGATGDLQEAVSTCERLGVLCAGVTNTGLLKPGKYQAVFKKGSRILPSESTEYECWIRQCAMENDVSIPAASARRMKRSPHRNCINKSEERVYNVMEWIPAVSTLYNLGTAVYYASVNCSETAKERAILSAVDLGTDALMVATGGTAGVAGYALGAGVKTGVKAGVRYLLNSMKQEDDVLVNQFSWEEGVITIQ; from the coding sequence ATGATGTCCTCCAAGTTGAAGTGGCTGATTGTgatccagctgctgctgaatgaacaGGCTCTGTGCAGGGTCCCACCTTCTCTGGCGCTGAGAAACACTCTGGGAGCGGCCTTCCATGGAGAAGTAGAGGAGACAGCCAAACAGGATCATCATTCTGTCCTGGGATCCCAGCTCCACCTTGGTCGTGTATCAGTGATGGcacaaaaagaggagagagtCCGATCTGCCAAACATGTAATCACAGGCCTCCGGGAAAAGCTTCAGAAGCACATTCAAGATCATCTCCACATCCAGGAGAACGTCAGCTGTGAGGAGCTGCTTTCTGCCAGCACCATGGATAACCCATCATCCTCTGTGTTCCCCCAGGAACTGCTGGGTCTCTCTTTAGTGCCTGTGTTGGTGGTGGCAGGCTGCCCACAGGAGGCACAGACCCTGGTGCTCAAACTGTACGACCTGCTGGGAGTGGCTGATACAGAGGAGCTCctgatggaggtggagggtCTGAtagagaggaggatgagcaaGTCTGCTTCTACACCTGCACCTGCATCAGCAGCCTTGCCTCTGGAGAAGGAGCGAGCAGAGCTTCACATAGAGGCTGTCATGTTTAACATTCAGCAGTTGGCCATGGTGGAAGAGGGTACCCCAAAGCAGAAAGGGAATTGTGATGGTTGGACCAGAGTGAATGGAACCACACTGGCGGGAACAGCTGTGGAAGGAGCCACAGGTGATCTACAGGAGGCTGTGAGCACTTGCGAGAGACTGGGAGTCCTGTGTGCTGGCGTGACTAACACTGGACTACTCAAACCTGGGAAGTACCAAGCAGTGTTTAAGAAAGGTAGTCGCATCCTACCGTCTGAATCCACAGAGTATGAGTGCTGGATCCGTCAGTGCGCCATGGAGAACGATGTTTCCATCCCTGCTGCTTCAGCTCGACGGATGAAGCGAAGCCCCCACAGGAACTGCATCAACAAAAGTGAGGAGCGCGTGTACAACGTGATGGAGTGGATCCCTGCGGTCAGCACCCTCTACAACCTCGGCACAGCTGTGTACTATGCCTCCGTCAACTGCTCTGAAACAGCCAAGGAGAGAGCCATACTCAGTGCCGTTGACCTCGGCACAGATGCTCTCATGGTCGCCACAGGCGGGACCGCCGGAGTGGCAGGCTATGCACTGGGCGCTGGCGTGAAGACCGGTGTAAAAGCTGGTGTCAGGTACCTGCTTAACTCCATGAAACAGGAAGACGACGTGCTGGTGAACCAGTTCAGCTGGGAGGAAGGCGTCATCACCATCCAGTGA